The DNA sequence GTGGACGGCAGCGATTAGTGGGTTGGTTGGGAATGGGTTGAGTTTCGATGCTCTGAAGCTTTTCAAGCAGCTGCTCGAGTCCGGGGTCAGGCCTAACAGTGTTACCTTCACTTCTTTGTTTAGGGCGTGCTCGTGCACGAAAGAGTTTTCTTTTGGGATGAGTGTCTTGGGACTATTAGTTAAAGCTGGTTTAGAGCATTGTGTCTCGATCTCCAATTCGTTAATCACATTTTTCTTGAGGATGGGTGAGGGTGGCCAGGCTAGGAGAACATTTGATCGAATGCAAAAGAGAGATGTCGTCTCGTGGACAGCGATCCTGGATATGTATGTCGAAATGGGAGACTTGAGAGAAGCACGCAGAATTTTTGACAAGATGCCAGAAAGGAACGAAGTATCTTGGAGCGCGATGATTGCGAGGTACAGTCAGAGTGGTCATGCTGAAGAAGCGGTGGACCTATTTCTTCAAATGTTTCTTGATGGATTTAAGCCAACCGTTTCTTGTTTATCTTGTGTCATTAGCGCTCTAGCTGACTTAAAGGCTTTGTGAGTGGGGATGAGCTTGCATGCTCGTGTTATAACAATTGGAATTGTGGAAGATGTATATATTAGCAGTTCTCTAATTGACTTGTATTGCAAATGTCAGGATACTGTGACAGGACGCTTGATGTTCGACTCGTTACCATTAAAGAATGTGGTCTCCTGGAATTCAATGATCTCAGGGTATAGTTTGAATGGACAGATGGAGGAAGCTCTGGAGTTATTTGAGAACAGTCCTATACGAAATCAGGTCACCTGGAATAGCATAATAGCTGGTTATGTGGAAAGTGGACAGTTTGAGAAGGCCTTTGAGGTTGTCAATAAGATGCTTTTGTCAGGGGAAATCCCCAGTGAGTCCACTTTCTCTAGCGTTCTTTGTGGTTGTGCGAGCACTGCTTCGCTAGAGAGAGGGAAGAACTTCCATGCAAAAGCAATTAAACTTGATATCGAGAGCGACTTATTTTTAGGCACTGCGCTCACTGATATGTATGCAAAATGTGGAGATATGTGTGGTGCTAAGCAGGTTTTTCATAGAATGCCTGAAAAGAATGGATGCTCATGGACTGCGATGATACAAGGTCTAGCTGAAAACGGTTTTGCAGAGGAATCTATTGCTCTGTTCGAAGAGATGGAGAGGAACTTCTCTGCAGCTCCTAATGAACTAATGCTTTTGTCCGTTTTATTTGCTTGTTCTCATTCTGGGTTAGTTGATAGAGGTCTCCAGTATTTGAACTCAATGGAGAAAATATATGGTTTAAAGCCGAATAAAAGGCATTACACCTGTGTGGTTGATATGCTTTCTAGATCGGGCCGTCTCTCTGAAGCGGAACAATTCATTGAGGCGATGCCATTTCCGCCAGAACCGAATGCATTGGCTGCTCTATTAAGTGCTTGTACTAAGCATGGGAATGAAGCAATCGGTGAAAGGACTGCTAAAAAGCTCTGGCAACTGGGTGCGAAGGCTTCTGGGGGTTATGTGTTAATGTCTAACTTATATGCTTCAGCTGGAAGATGGGTCAATGTTGAAAATACCAGGAAGTTGATGAAGGAAAGTGGGTTGAAGAAGAGTGTCGGCTATAGTTGGGTCGAAGTGAAGAATCGGGTTCGTTCTTTCTACTCGGAAGACAGATCTCACTCTCAATCCACTGAGATATACGAAATACTAGATTTACTGAGGTTGGAGATGTCCTCTTCTTTCAAGACACTGCCCTCCTGAAGTCGAAGCTTGCGGATGATTGAAGCAGCGGGCAGTTCCAATGCACACTAGAACGAGTCCAGTCGGAACCAGGCCAGGGATTTCCGGAGTTTTATGTTTTCTTCCTTCCAAATCAAGTGGCTCGCCGAGTCAATCACGGGGCAAAGACATGGTCCTTTCCCGTGGAAAATGGGAAAGGGATTGCCATGCCAAAAAATGAGATGCCCAGAAATAGAATGCTTCTGCAATCTTTGCTACAGAGTTTGTCATCTTTTCCTAGTTCATGTCGAAAGCCACTTCGATCCCATGTCACGAAGTAAACACCTCATCTGACAAGCCCCAAGCCCCTCCAAGAGAAAAGGATCTTTGCTGGGAATGTAGAGACGAGTCAAACCTAGGGGGTGAAAATCGAGCCTACTCGAGTCCACAGATGGCCTTTCGAGCTTAACTTGACTCGAAAAGTGCTCATCTCGGTACTCGGCTCGCATAATTTTGTACATGATCTATCCAGTTTAACCGAAATGCGAAAGGCATTTGATGTGCTGATTGTAGAGTTATTGTTATGCTCAAGCTAGGCTCCACTACTCAATGTATAGTCCAATTCAAAATCCACAGTTGTACCAGATCAATCTTAAACGGCTCAAATCAAGTGCCAAGCATGATTTGTGACTTTTGTACTTGATTTACTTCCTGAGTTGAAGGCCAATGTACTTGTGGAAATTTTACTTGTTTGGGACAATTCAActtaacagaaaaataaaattctaacTCAAAAAAATTAGGGCGAAGATATAAAATTTTAGATGTCCAAATTTGGATATTTAAAAAACTTAAGAGGTTTCTTATAAGGTAAAATTCATAATGTAAAagttgtcaaattgatgaaaataacAAAGTTTAAAAATAGTGATAAATGcgttgaaagtcctaaaacttatcatgaagtcacaattaagtcttaaaatttttaaaaagtacactcaagtcccaaaacttgacaaattgatgaaatcaagtccttctcttgattataatttttgaaagttttagaatttgattgcattttcgcgacaagttttagaacttgagtgcacatttggaaaattttagaactcaattgcattttcgtgataagttttagcaCTCGATTGcatcttttgaatgttttaggatttaattgcacttttatgattattttaggacttaattgcactaaTCCCTTAAAAATATAAGTTGAAATAGACCAGGCACATCGttgaaagaaattcaaaaaatgaaaataaaaaaagccgtTGTTTCCCTCCACAAGACCTCACGCCCCTTATAAATACCTCGCGCTTCGATTCTTTCTCTTCGTCCATTTCTACGTAAAGCTTGACAATTTCGGCGCTCGGCTTCCAAGTCTGTTTCTTCTCCTGGATAGCGACTGCAGAAATCCAGTCATGGATTTGTACACGTTGAAGTCTGTTTCGGATCTTCCACCACCTTTCCGATCGATCTACAGCTTCAGGTACGCGATGTCGCTAACTGAGTCGAACGATTCATCTTCAAGCGCTTGCAGATGCGTGGAATTGGCTCGTCTTTTGCATTGATCTCTCTTCTGTCAGATTTCAGCTCCGCGTGGCGTTACTACGCTCTGATTTAGTTGTCGCGAGATGGATTTTGAACAGTTCAAAAGTTGGATCAAGTGTAATCGGCTCGCTGTTTCTGCATCGCTCACTCACATCTCCGATTTCCGCTCTTTCTAGCATCAATAGTGCTAGGAAATGCGAATTTTGATCTTTTACTCATCTTCTGCATTGATCGCTCTCATCTCAGATTTCAGCTCTCTGTAAAGATTTACTAAGCTCTGTTAATCATGAAATGGATGTGCAACTGCTCACGTGTTTGCAGATTATGTGGAATTGGCTACTTATTCTATCTTCTGAGTCGATCATGTTTCTCTCATATTTGAGCTATGTGAGGTGTTACTAGGCTCTTGTTTGATCATGGGGATATGAATGTCTGTTGAGGTTCAGTGACAACGTCCGTTCCTTTTCTCTGGTAATTGTCTGATGGAACATCAAAAATCAGCTGTAAGGAAGATACTCTTGTATATTTATGATGAgatgtcaaattttttgttttattttactatttcaAATGTGTTTCTTATGCAAACAGGTACTTCAATTCGCTGCAAAGTGAATGTTTCCCCAGTTGTTTCCACTCCGACATTAACATGGTTATCTCCGCACCGACTGGGAGTGGTAAAACAGTGCTCTTTGAGCTTTGCATTCTGAGGCTGCTCTCCAGATTTATAACCGACGAAATGAAATTCATCCACACCAAAGGAACACTTAAGACGGTAGCTCCCTACATGATGTTATTATATTATCACGTCGATTATAAAGCCGTAGATTAATTCTTTTTTCCGTTAGTCAAAAAGTGACTTGATATACTCATAGCCAGCTAAGCATGTACGTTTTATGAATATCCAGTTGAGCATTCCACAACTGCTGGAAAAGgtttttttagagaaatatcCATCATTTGTAGTGTTACTGTGTTTCTTCTGCAACTACATCCTTTTTTATGCATCAATGAGTAATTGCCTCTTGCTTTTATATGGTTCAAGATATATATTGCTCCTTCCAAGGCTTTAGTACAAGAGAAGCTCAGGGACTGGAGCCAAAAGTTTGGATCATGGGGAATCAATTGCCTCGAGCTGACTGGTGACAATGATGCCTACAAAACAAGGAACATACAGGAAGCAGACATCATTCTAACAACACCGGAGGTTACAATTTGTCCTTAGAGATATGGTTGATATGTAGTTGAACTAAGACATCACATTTCATTCGCGTGTTTCTAAAAACTTGTAAAAGGATTGGAGAAAACCCTATATAGGTAGCTCTTTTTAGAATCTCTACAATGCATCTGCACGTGGACAACTAGTCTTCTTGCCTGTTTACTTGTCATGCTGAAGCCTAGATTAATTTCATTTCCCTTCTCTGTAGAAATTCGATGCAGTGACTCGCTATCGCATAAAGGATGGAGGATTGAGCTTTTTCAGCGATATCGCACTCTTACTCATCGACGAAGTTCACCTGTTGAATGATACACGTGGAGCCGCTCTGGAGGCAATTGTTAGTAGAATCAAAATTCTTGCTAGCAACCCAAATATGAAGTTGACTCCGCTTGCTCATGTGCGCCTTCTAGCCGTCTCTGCGACAATTCCAAATATTGAAGATCTTGGTAATGTTTGTCCTTGACGTAAAGCTGCTTGTAAATGCATGCCTTTATGCCAAAACCATAGTTTGAGGACTTCCAAAAGATTAAAATACTTTGTCAAGTTCAACACATTTGAGAGCTTCTATAATTTTCTGCAGCTGAATGGCTTATGGTTCCTGCTCAGGGAATTAAAAGGTACTAAGTGTTATCTATCCCATAATGTTCCGTCTTTCTCATTCAATTATTAATGCTGTAATCTTTTTTCAGGTTTGGAGAAGAAATGAGACCAGTGAAATTAACGACTAGGGTTCTAGGTAAACATGCTGGATTTGAGTGCTCACTGTTTTAGGAATACATGCAGTCATTTTAAATTCTTATTCTCACCTTGCAGTTATTGTTTGACAGGCTACACCCCAGCAAAAAATGACTTTCTTTTTGAGCAGGCAAGTTCCTACCACACTCATAATTCCTTTGGTGAGAACACTCAGTGTCTGCACGACCTAAGTTCTACTTCTCAAATTTATGCTTCTTTAACTATGAAATTCATAAGTATTACTTTTTATTGCTCCTTTCTTACTATTACTGTTTGCTACCATTCTCCAGCGCCTTCAGAACTTCATATTTGGTGAGTAGAAGTGACAAACTAGTCAATGCAATATATTTCTTTATTGCAACTTTATCAACTAGACAGGGAAACAAGATTGACACAACTTTATTTAATGAAATACTTTGCAGACATTCTAATGCAATATTCCAAAGGGAAGTCTGCTCTAGTTTTTTGTTCAACTAGAAAAGGAGCGCAAGAAGCGGCACAGCGACTTTCACAGATGGCAATGACATTTGGTTATTCAAATCCTTTTATTAAGAACAAGGAACAACAAGAAAGTCTGAGGGAAGCTTCATTATCTTGCAGTGACAAACAAATGCAGTCTTACATCATTTATGGTGGTATGAGAAAATCTCTCTACTCCATGAATTGTCATCATGTAGGTTTAATTCTGAAATGCTTTTACGAGCTAATATTTTTACTGATAGTTCGGTCAAAAGATATCTGCAGTTGCTTATCACCATGGTGGGCTTGGCTTGAAGGATCGTAACCTTGTTGAAGGTCTTTTTCTTAAGGGGGACATACAAGTTCTGTGCACTACTAATACTCTCGCCCACGGAATCAACTTGCCTGCACATACTGTAGTAATTAAATCAACTCGAAACTTGTATGTCCTACTTATCCTGGTCACTTCTTCTTAATCTTCATGTAAAGTGCTTTCCCCTAGATATAACACTTCTGCAATCCATCCAGCAACAAGGAAAAAGGACTCTACGTGGAATACGACCGAACAACCGTATTGCAGGTAGATGATGCGTCGGTGTACTTAAAAAGAACCGAATTATGGATCACTTAAAAGTTTTCAGGGATTTTGGCCATATGCTGTGAGCAAATTTCCCAAAGTATCTCTAGCACATCTTTAAGAAGAATGTGTCTGGGAGATAGTATGGCTGATAGGTGATTATGTCTTAAGGAAATATCTCTCGATACGAATATAAAGAACTTCAAGATGTTGTAGTCATATTACAATACTTAGTGGACTATTTGGCCATTATTTTGGGGATAAAATTGAGCATTCGGGGCCAAGAGGGCAGACATTCTGATGGGATGATGATCTCCAAAGAGTATCTATGTGTTTTCTATTAACAGCCAAAGAAGGATGCATATAATGATGTGATAACAATATCTTCCAGATGAGAAACACTTTTCTATTTGGTCATGTTTAGAGGCATTATACAACGTGAAACTGGGATTTCCTTGGCCATGGACTTTAAATTTTATTACTTAGTATATTCATGGATCATTGACCATTCAACTCTCTGGATCTTAGGAAGCGTATCTAATGACTGGCCTTTGTTGCTATCACTAATGCAGATGTGCGGAAGAGCAGGGAGGCCACCATTTGATGATACAGGAATGGTTATAATTATGACAAGAAAAGAAACGGTATCTTAGCCCTAAGTCTGTCAATTGTTTCTGATGATCGTACTTAATGGtgaaattttatgttattataaATTCTGCGTAGGTACATTTGTACGAGAATCTACTGAGTGGATGTGAAACTGTCGAATCACAGTATGTTTACCTCATCTTTAAATTGAAATGTTGCCTGGTATTGTTTTCGTTTGTCAAACAAGTACTATAACTTGAAATTCGTGGGTTCACCTTTTCTGTTCAGATTGCTCTCTTGTGTAACAGAGCATCTGACAGCAGAGATAGTGCAACTGACTGTCACCGACATCACTCGAGCAATTGAGTGGATGAAATGCTCTTATTTGTATGTCAGAATGAAAAAGGCATGTACTGAGAACATATTTGTTGGGTACGTTACCGAAATACTCTTTGGCACAATTGATTAACAGTCCCTTCATGCTTTAGGACCCTGGGAAATATGCGATCAAGAAAGGAATAACTAATAACCAGATAGAGAAGCATATGCAAggtattttgataaattgttaCCTTCCCTTCCACCACCGTGGCgaccctccctccctcccgtCCACtcccaacccccaaaaaaaaaagaaagaatcctcagaaaaaaagagaaggataaAAAGAACGTGCAAATACAACGCTTGTAATTTCTAACTCTGTCCACTCTTTTCAGAGATCTGCCTTCAGAAAGTACATGAGTTGTCGCAGCATCAAATGATCTGGATGGATGAAGATGGTTTTCTCTTAAAGCCACTAGGTATGTATTAACTTATAAAACAAAATCATTGACTGATGTATCTATTATTGATACTAAAcctttttgtttctgttctGCAGAGCCTGGTCACCTGATGACAAAGTACTATCTAAAATTTGACACAATGAAGTACATAATGGAGGCCCCTGCAAACTGCAGTTTGGAGGATGCCCTTCATGTTGTATGCCATGCCGAGGAACTTGCTTGTATGTGTGTTAATGTTAACAGTTTGGAATATTAACATACCCCAGACACTTGATAGAGGATCTGCATTTTCCTGTAGGGATACAGCTAAGACGCAACGAGAAGAAGCTTCTGAATGACATTAATGCTGATAAAGATGGAAGGCTTCGGTTTCACATCATTGGTGATAAAGGAAAACCGAAAAAACGTATTCAAACTAGAGAAGAGAAGATCTTCATCCtgacaaatgattttttaactGGAGACCCTTTAGTTCGTGATATGTCCATGACCCAGGTTCATCGCCTGTAAATGAAATTTGTTTTCCAAGCATCGTACCTGTTGGGTTCATAATAAGTTTTCTATCATCTCACTGTAGGATATGAACTCTATCTTACCAAATGGATCAAGAGTTGCGAAGTGCTTGAAAGACTATTTTCTGTACAAGAAAAACTACGTGGGAGCAGTTAATTCCGCCAGATTAGCCAAGTCGTTGCATCAAAAGCTCTGGGATGACAGTAAATACTTGTTGAAACAATTGCCTGGCATAGGAATGGTGACTGCCAAGGTTTCTGTTCCGCTTTTCTGTTGCTCCAGAGAACCAAGACTAGTTTACGTTTTCAGTTTTTTCTTCTTACAGTGCTCTCTTCCTCAATGATGTTATGAAGGCTCTACTTACCATGGGAATTGATTCATTTGAGAAACTACATGATGCTGATCCAAGGAGGATAGAGATAGTCACTGGTCGCAAATATCCATTTGGGAATCAAATCAAGGAGTCTCTACAGTCATTACCTCCTAAGGTTGAGATCAAAGCTGAGGAAATAGAATGCGAAAGGCAAGGAAAGGCTAAGGTGTCTATCATGTTGACTCGTCTATTGCAGTCAGTTCTATCAAATAAAGGACATTATGCTGACATGGTATGCTATTAGGAATCCATCTGTAGGTTGTGCCCTTTTCAAGAGTAGTTTGTGGTTCCAATGCAACTGTGATTACTCAACTTTTAAAGAGgaaatagatgcaactaatttCCTACTTTGCAGATTGTGGGTTCAGAAGAAGATAATTGCATTCATTTCCACAAAAAGATAAGGTGATTTTTGTTCTACCTATAGTCTTCAATGCCAATATCCAAGAATGATGATTTACTGATGACACTCTGTGCTTTCGAGCAGCTGTAAATAGATTATATATCTGTTATGCTTTATTATTCACCTTGACTGCAAGCGACTAATTAAGTACTTCTGAATTGGTGTTGACAGAGTGGCTGAGTTCAGCAGGTAAGCAAACTCCAGGCTCCATACATCACTCACTTGACACACTGTGAATAGCATTGCTAACAATCAGGAGTTTTGTAGCTTTCATTAAGGATAACTAAATTATATGCTATGTTATTGAAAAACGTTTGCTTCTTGCTTTATTTTGCAGCCCATACAACACAACAGTCTACGTGTCATGTCCAAGGCATGGAAAGTTGACCATTAAGGCTGACCTGATTTTTGAAGAATATCGTAAAACCTTTTCCTTGATGTCATTAGTATTTGCAAAGTAATGAACACTGACATTTTAGATATGCTTCAATTAACGTTTGCCGGTTGATGCAGTTGGCATTGATCTGCACAATACTTTTCAGTTGAAGGAGAACCAACCGAACACCGATACTGAAGGTGAAATCAGGAAGCCTTCATCTTTCCCTCCATCAGGGCAAGTGGGTATAAACTGCAACAGTAAAAGCACATCCAATGCTATAGCAAGAAGCTTTCATAATTTCCACAAGTCTAAAAGCAAAAGCAATTCTGGGTAAGTTGCTACTCTTGCTTAATCAATATCAACTAGATTGTCGTCTAAAACACCatgcgttttttattttttttagtttcagcATATGGTCACTGTGACTCACATTGATCACTTGTTCTTCTATTCCAGGCCCAGTTTTGACCTCATAGATGAAGACTCGGTAGAAAGTATTACTAAGcaatttaccatttttttctGCTTGGAGACCCTTATTTCCTCTTTCCAGTCCTCAGATATGTTTCTGCTTCTAGGTAATGAAGGCGAGCCAACAAAGAgagatgacgatgatgatgactgCAAGATCATATCTGAAACTACCGTCTTTGACCATATACGTGAAAAGGCCAAATGCTTTCCTGCACTGACTACATCGAGCTCTTCCTGTTCTCCATCGCGTCAACTTCTGGATATACAAAGAAAGCGCAGCCGCGAAAAGCCACTGAAGCTCCCCGAGTTAATAGAAATTCAGGAAGAAACAGAGGGATGGGATACCGATGACGACTTATATGGATGTGACGCTGATGACCATTCGAGTTCAAAGCAACATTTTGCAGATGCATTCTCAGTGGCAGCGAACCCTGAAGGTGAGATACATGCTTATTTAGTTCAAAGCATTAGTACCTTCAGATGTTTGTCTCTTTCTTGCAGAGTTTGAGACCATCTGCCTCCATTTCTACAGGTGGGTTTCCTTCCAAACCTAAAGAAAATGCATCCGTGGCTCTGAACGAAGAAACGGTATTCAATCACATTCGAAAGAAATCTAAGAACCTCCCAGTTCTCACAGGTCTGAAGATGTCAGAACCCAAACCCCTTATCGGGACAAAGGAGCACTCGTTCGAGGAGCAGCCTCATCACATTATATCAAAAGACTTTCTTAGAGATGACACTAGCATCTCGAATACAGAGCGCATACAGGTGGAGAAAGATCCACGCCATACTCATTCACTCGGAGTTTCAAGGAC is a window from the Rhodamnia argentea isolate NSW1041297 chromosome 8, ASM2092103v1, whole genome shotgun sequence genome containing:
- the LOC115741307 gene encoding DExH-box ATP-dependent RNA helicase DExH17 isoform X1, which translates into the protein MDLYTLKSVSDLPPPFRSIYSFRYFNSLQSECFPSCFHSDINMVISAPTGSGKTVLFELCILRLLSRFITDEMKFIHTKGTLKTIYIAPSKALVQEKLRDWSQKFGSWGINCLELTGDNDAYKTRNIQEADIILTTPEKFDAVTRYRIKDGGLSFFSDIALLLIDEVHLLNDTRGAALEAIVSRIKILASNPNMKLTPLAHVRLLAVSATIPNIEDLAEWLMVPAQGIKRFGEEMRPVKLTTRVLGYTPAKNDFLFEQRLQNFIFDILMQYSKGKSALVFCSTRKGAQEAAQRLSQMAMTFGYSNPFIKNKEQQESLREASLSCSDKQMQSYIIYGVAYHHGGLGLKDRNLVEGLFLKGDIQVLCTTNTLAHGINLPAHTVVIKSTRNFNKEKGLYVEYDRTTVLQMCGRAGRPPFDDTGMVIIMTRKETVHLYENLLSGCETVESQLLSCVTEHLTAEIVQLTVTDITRAIEWMKCSYLYVRMKKDPGKYAIKKGITNNQIEKHMQEICLQKVHELSQHQMIWMDEDGFLLKPLEPGHLMTKYYLKFDTMKYIMEAPANCSLEDALHVVCHAEELAWIQLRRNEKKLLNDINADKDGRLRFHIIGDKGKPKKRIQTREEKIFILTNDFLTGDPLVRDMSMTQDMNSILPNGSRVAKCLKDYFLYKKNYVGAVNSARLAKSLHQKLWDDSKYLLKQLPGIGMVTAKALLTMGIDSFEKLHDADPRRIEIVTGRKYPFGNQIKESLQSLPPKVEIKAEEIECERQGKAKVSIMLTRLLQSVLSNKGHYADMIVGSEEDNCIHFHKKIRVAEFSSPYNTTVYVSCPRHGKLTIKADLIFEEYLGIDLHNTFQLKENQPNTDTEGEIRKPSSFPPSGQVGINCNSKSTSNAIARSFHNFHKSKSKSNSGPSFDLIDEDSVESITKQFTIFFCLETLISSFQSSDMFLLLGNEGEPTKRDDDDDDCKIISETTVFDHIREKAKCFPALTTSSSSCSPSRQLLDIQRKRSREKPLKLPELIEIQEETEGWDTDDDLYGCDADDHSSSKQHFADAFSVAANPEGGFPSKPKENASVALNEETVFNHIRKKSKNLPVLTGLKMSEPKPLIGTKEHSFEEQPHHIISKDFLRDDTSISNTERIQVEKDPRHTHSLGVSRTSIDISAMKMLLFDSPTAKKNATQDDPRESPEACKKPDCSRARLTVGKTKAMDSCLGFRSIFSFL
- the LOC115741307 gene encoding DExH-box ATP-dependent RNA helicase DExH17 isoform X3, producing MDLYTLKSVSDLPPPFRSIYSFRYFNSLQSECFPSCFHSDINMVISAPTGSGKTVLFELCILRLLSRFITDEMKFIHTKGTLKTIYIAPSKALVQEKLRDWSQKFGSWGINCLELTGDNDAYKTRNIQEADIILTTPEKFDAVTRYRIKDGGLSFFSDIALLLIDEVHLLNDTRGAALEAIVSRIKILASNPNMKLTPLAHVRLLAVSATIPNIEDLAEWLMVPAQGIKRFGEEMRPVKLTTRVLGYTPAKNDFLFEQRLQNFIFDILMQYSKGKSALVFCSTRKGAQEAAQRLSQMAMTFGYSNPFIKNKEQQESLREASLSCSDKQMQSYIIYGVAYHHGGLGLKDRNLVEGLFLKGDIQVLCTTNTLAHGINLPAHTVVIKSTRNFNKEKGLYVEYDRTTVLQMCGRAGRPPFDDTGMVIIMTRKETVHLYENLLSGCETVESQLLSCVTEHLTAEIVQLTVTDITRAIEWMKCSYLYVRMKKDPGKYAIKKGITNNQIEKHMQEICLQKVHELSQHQMIWMDEDGFLLKPLEPGHLMTKYYLKFDTMKYIMEAPANCSLEDALHVVCHAEELAWIQLRRNEKKLLNDINADKDGRLRFHIIGDKGKPKKRIQTREEKIFILTNDFLTGDPLVRDMSMTQDMNSILPNGSRVAKCLKDYFLYKKNYVGAVNSARLAKSLHQKLWDDSKYLLKQLPGIGMVTAKALLTMGIDSFEKLHDADPRRIEIVTGRKYPFGNQIKESLQSLPPKVEIKAEEIECERQGKAKVSIMLTRLLQSVLSNKGHYADMIVGSEEDNCIHFHKKIRVAEFSSPYNTTVYVSCPRHGKLTIKADLIFEEYLGIDLHNTFQLKENQPNTDTEGEIRKPSSFPPSGQVGINCNSKSTSNAIARSFHNFHKSKSKSNSGPSFDLIDEDSVESNEGEPTKRDDDDDDCKIISETTVFDHIREKAKCFPALTTSSSSCSPSRQLLDIQRKRSREKPLKLPELIEIQEETEGWDTDDDLYGCDADDHSSSKQHFADAFSVAANPEGGFPSKPKENASVALNEETVFNHIRKKSKNLPVLTGLKMSEPKPLIGTKEHSFEEQPHHIISKDFLRDDTSISNTERIQVEKDPRHTHSLGVSRTSIDISAMKMLLFDSPTAKKNATQDDPRESPEACKKPDCSRARLTVGKTKAMDSCLGFRSIFSFL
- the LOC115741307 gene encoding DExH-box ATP-dependent RNA helicase DExH17 isoform X2, with protein sequence MDLYTLKSVSDLPPPFRSIYSFRYFNSLQSECFPSCFHSDINMVISAPTGSGKTVLFELCILRLLSRFITDEMKFIHTKGTLKTIYIAPSKALVQEKLRDWSQKFGSWGINCLELTGDNDAYKTRNIQEADIILTTPEKFDAVTRYRIKDGGLSFFSDIALLLIDEVHLLNDTRGAALEAIVSRIKILASNPNMKLTPLAHVRLLAVSATIPNIEDLAEWLMVPAQGIKRFGEEMRPVKLTTRVLGYTPAKNDFLFEQRLQNFIFDILMQYSKGKSALVFCSTRKGAQEAAQRLSQMAMTFGYSNPFIKNKEQQESLREASLSCSDKQMQSYIIYGVAYHHGGLGLKDRNLVEGLFLKGDIQVLCTTNTLAHGINLPAHTVVIKSTRNFNKEKGLYVEYDRTTVLQMCGRAGRPPFDDTGMVIIMTRKETVHLYENLLSGCETVESQLLSCVTEHLTAEIVQLTVTDITRAIEWMKCSYLYVRMKKDPGKYAIKKGITNNQIEKHMQEICLQKVHELSQHQMIWMDEDGFLLKPLEPGHLMTKYYLKFDTMKYIMEAPANCSLEDALHVVCHAEELAWIQLRRNEKKLLNDINADKDGRLRFHIIGDKGKPKKRIQTREEKIFILTNDFLTGDPLVRDMSMTQDMNSILPNGSRVAKCLKDYFLYKKNYVGAVNSARLAKSLHQKLWDDSKYLLKQLPGIGMVTAKALLTMGIDSFEKLHDADPRRIEIVTGRKYPFGNQIKESLQSLPPKVEIKAEEIECERQGKAKVSIMLTRLLQSVLSNKGHYADMIVGSEEDNCIHFHKKISPYNTTVYVSCPRHGKLTIKADLIFEEYLGIDLHNTFQLKENQPNTDTEGEIRKPSSFPPSGQVGINCNSKSTSNAIARSFHNFHKSKSKSNSGPSFDLIDEDSVESITKQFTIFFCLETLISSFQSSDMFLLLGNEGEPTKRDDDDDDCKIISETTVFDHIREKAKCFPALTTSSSSCSPSRQLLDIQRKRSREKPLKLPELIEIQEETEGWDTDDDLYGCDADDHSSSKQHFADAFSVAANPEGGFPSKPKENASVALNEETVFNHIRKKSKNLPVLTGLKMSEPKPLIGTKEHSFEEQPHHIISKDFLRDDTSISNTERIQVEKDPRHTHSLGVSRTSIDISAMKMLLFDSPTAKKNATQDDPRESPEACKKPDCSRARLTVGKTKAMDSCLGFRSIFSFL